A region of Streptomyces sp. R44 DNA encodes the following proteins:
- a CDS encoding protein kinase produces the protein MQGEPEDHSTSDSLSGSGAMPLEAGDPRQIGAFRLLGVLGSGGMGRVYLGAVPGKFAAVKRVLPVLAEDADFLSHFGHELDNLARLPAGANTKLLASDRTAKPPWFATEFIPGITLNEAIRLNGGPLSGGALWRLLREAAAGLRVVHGADMVHRDLKPSNVMLTGGGLSLIDFGVARAADQSRLTKTGMVIGTPAYMAPEQAVADRDLTGAADVFGLGSLLLYAANGRPPFGDGSGPDLLYRVVHGEPDFGRLTEGDPELAELVRKCLAKDPADRPTAEELVALADEHAAGAVWPAAVAERIAERAVFAAGAPTAEQLEELERTDPTRDVATASLTPQVPKEPATAAPDPLAVTGQAAGTTPRWRRNKFVVFAVPVVVATGTTLTVALSPYVGRLGATPEASPSTVASQPASVPPSTGSGTPSAHPSGKPSAKPSGKPPAGSTAPPPDAAAGGGAGGTDTLPGGSGGGAAATGGGSVTGGGSNSSTSSGGSGSGPSGGTTTRPAPKPTTNAPAPPPPSSSTPSGTYSLKNASEGKCLGEYNAGFGIFANAYDCGSKDNSGQPIWYSWTYSPGANGTFRLVNRQSGRCLQPNGNPGATTAPCDGSSGQSWRIQATTANGRTLKNVGNGQCLVAGPPFTMSADCNPGDLRQLWKNISPL, from the coding sequence ATGCAGGGGGAACCGGAGGACCACTCCACTTCGGACAGTTTGAGCGGCAGTGGTGCGATGCCGCTCGAAGCGGGCGACCCACGGCAGATCGGGGCTTTCAGACTCCTCGGCGTGCTCGGGTCCGGCGGCATGGGCCGGGTCTATCTCGGCGCCGTGCCCGGGAAGTTCGCGGCGGTGAAGCGGGTCCTTCCCGTGCTCGCCGAGGACGCCGACTTCCTCAGCCACTTCGGACACGAGCTCGACAACCTGGCCCGGCTGCCCGCCGGCGCCAACACCAAGCTCCTCGCGAGCGACCGCACGGCGAAGCCGCCGTGGTTCGCGACCGAGTTCATCCCCGGGATCACCCTCAACGAGGCCATCCGCCTCAACGGCGGCCCGCTCTCCGGCGGCGCCCTGTGGCGGCTCCTCCGGGAGGCCGCGGCGGGGCTGCGGGTGGTGCACGGCGCCGACATGGTGCACCGCGACCTCAAGCCGTCGAACGTGATGCTGACCGGCGGCGGCCTCTCTCTCATCGACTTCGGCGTGGCCCGCGCGGCCGATCAGAGCCGGCTGACGAAGACCGGCATGGTCATCGGCACCCCCGCCTACATGGCGCCCGAGCAGGCCGTCGCCGACCGCGATCTGACCGGCGCCGCCGATGTGTTCGGCCTCGGCAGCCTCCTGCTGTACGCGGCGAACGGGCGGCCTCCGTTCGGGGACGGTTCCGGTCCCGACCTGCTCTACCGGGTCGTCCACGGCGAGCCCGACTTCGGGCGCCTCACCGAGGGCGACCCCGAGCTCGCGGAGCTCGTCCGGAAGTGTCTCGCCAAGGACCCGGCGGACCGGCCGACGGCCGAGGAGCTCGTCGCGCTCGCCGACGAGCACGCGGCGGGCGCCGTCTGGCCGGCGGCCGTCGCCGAGCGGATCGCCGAGCGGGCCGTCTTCGCCGCGGGGGCGCCGACCGCCGAGCAGCTGGAGGAGCTGGAGCGGACCGACCCGACCCGGGACGTGGCGACGGCCTCGCTGACCCCGCAGGTCCCCAAGGAGCCGGCCACCGCCGCGCCCGACCCGCTGGCCGTCACCGGTCAGGCCGCCGGGACCACGCCCCGGTGGCGGCGCAACAAGTTCGTCGTGTTCGCCGTGCCCGTCGTCGTGGCGACCGGCACCACACTGACCGTCGCCCTCAGCCCGTACGTCGGCCGCCTCGGCGCGACCCCGGAGGCGTCGCCGTCCACGGTGGCCTCGCAGCCCGCTTCCGTACCGCCGTCGACGGGGTCGGGCACGCCGTCGGCGCACCCCTCGGGGAAGCCGTCCGCCAAGCCGTCGGGGAAGCCGCCGGCCGGGTCGACGGCCCCGCCCCCGGACGCCGCCGCCGGCGGCGGCGCGGGCGGCACCGACACCCTCCCCGGCGGCTCCGGCGGGGGCGCGGCCGCGACGGGCGGCGGCTCCGTGACGGGCGGCGGATCGAACTCCTCCACGTCCTCGGGCGGCTCCGGCTCCGGTCCCTCCGGCGGCACCACGACCCGGCCGGCCCCGAAGCCGACGACGAACGCGCCCGCCCCGCCACCGCCGTCGAGCTCGACGCCCTCGGGGACGTACTCCCTGAAGAACGCGTCCGAGGGCAAGTGTCTGGGCGAGTACAACGCGGGCTTCGGCATCTTCGCCAACGCCTACGACTGCGGCTCCAAGGACAACTCCGGCCAGCCCATCTGGTACAGCTGGACGTACTCGCCCGGCGCGAACGGCACCTTCCGGCTGGTCAACCGGCAGAGCGGCCGCTGCCTCCAGCCGAACGGGAACCCCGGCGCCACCACCGCCCCCTGCGACGGCTCCAGCGGGCAGTCGTGGCGCATCCAGGCCACGACGGCCAACGGGCGGACGCTCAAGAACGTGGGCAACGGCCAGTGCCTGGTGGCCGGGCCCCCGTTCACGATGTCGGCCGACTGCAACCCGGGCGACCTCCGTCAGCTCTGGAAGAACATCTCCCCCCTCTAG
- a CDS encoding VCBS repeat-containing protein, whose amino-acid sequence MSHASRVTSRSRRLTAAITAALAVTAGTLATAPAALAATTAVSAPAAAGEVTPFPLASEIVSAGATGFLSRNTSGEYRWTRNEGGASTVVASQAAVLGAASDVLVSTVGDRVLRVQDMTGGAAPVDIDLKTLTDGTHTAFGAVGSTVLTSVKTPAGATELHLVSASVSGMITNRTVYGLPAGAGSFTVRAAISGTAMVGFQAAGKTLFAVVDLAAPEVVAKTYENRNPAADSPFAALSATHVAWTEYTKDASNQDIGVVVVTDRKTGATRSFPVGAHKHVELGLTGSWLVHETMRNGETAFDAKSLNDEPAKQLLAHATSLATAPDGALLVRGGSLTEGAGEEGLYRVAPGVEGAITRQLVAATGEPTQLVVTPRIPQVIDLDKNRGVFPFTFDVSRGRVYADIALSYGDQDCEFAWGNYDWWAQASAKDAPSGPGSISLTWEGSRHDRNGEFNSYGQAANGTWTWCATVSPLDHVGPGWSQRGTFTVTHKPHPHDFSDNGSPDPIVVGPTGGMGSYDGDYSPSIDFVSWDDVRPVWGTGWNVYDRFTVPGDLGGTADPEIVARDKSGGLWLYSRAWPNLSPRIKIGSGWQVYDKINGTADMTGDGKPDVLAVDKSGGFWLYPGTGNVNAPLGARKQIGAGWGIYNQIIAPGNLGGAPAADLLARDAAGVLWMYPGKGNGTYGPRVRVGGGWNGYTRLFSFGDATRDGRPDLFVSFPDASTYSGTGGYLYEGTGDANAPFKLRKKAYVPVDKTTVAVF is encoded by the coding sequence TTGTCCCACGCCTCTCGTGTGACGTCCCGGTCCCGGCGCCTGACCGCGGCGATCACCGCCGCCCTCGCCGTCACCGCCGGCACCCTGGCCACGGCGCCCGCCGCGCTCGCCGCCACCACCGCCGTCTCCGCGCCCGCCGCCGCCGGGGAGGTGACCCCGTTCCCGCTCGCCTCCGAGATCGTCAGCGCGGGCGCCACGGGCTTCCTCAGCAGGAACACCTCCGGCGAGTACCGCTGGACCCGGAACGAAGGCGGCGCCTCGACGGTCGTCGCCTCCCAGGCCGCCGTCCTCGGCGCGGCCTCCGACGTCCTCGTCAGCACCGTCGGCGACCGCGTCCTGCGCGTCCAGGACATGACCGGCGGCGCGGCCCCGGTCGACATCGACCTCAAGACCCTGACCGACGGCACCCACACCGCCTTCGGCGCGGTCGGATCGACCGTCCTCACCAGCGTGAAGACCCCCGCCGGCGCCACCGAACTCCACCTGGTCAGCGCCTCGGTCAGCGGCATGATCACCAACCGCACCGTCTACGGACTGCCCGCCGGGGCCGGTTCGTTCACGGTCAGGGCGGCCATCTCCGGCACCGCGATGGTGGGCTTCCAGGCCGCCGGCAAGACCCTCTTCGCCGTGGTCGACCTGGCCGCCCCGGAAGTGGTCGCCAAGACGTACGAGAACCGGAATCCGGCCGCCGACTCGCCCTTCGCCGCCCTCTCCGCCACGCACGTCGCGTGGACCGAGTACACGAAGGACGCGTCGAACCAGGACATCGGAGTGGTGGTCGTCACCGACCGGAAGACCGGCGCGACCCGCAGTTTCCCCGTCGGCGCCCACAAGCACGTCGAGCTCGGCCTGACGGGCTCCTGGCTGGTCCACGAGACCATGCGGAACGGCGAGACGGCCTTCGACGCCAAGTCCCTGAACGATGAGCCCGCGAAGCAGCTCCTCGCCCACGCGACCAGTCTGGCCACCGCCCCCGACGGCGCCCTCCTGGTGCGCGGCGGCTCCCTGACGGAGGGCGCGGGCGAGGAGGGGCTGTACCGGGTCGCCCCCGGCGTCGAGGGCGCCATCACCCGGCAGCTCGTCGCCGCGACCGGCGAGCCGACGCAGCTCGTGGTGACGCCGCGCATACCGCAGGTGATCGACCTCGACAAGAACCGGGGCGTGTTCCCGTTCACGTTCGACGTGAGCCGGGGCCGGGTCTACGCCGACATCGCCCTCTCGTACGGCGACCAGGATTGCGAGTTCGCCTGGGGGAACTACGACTGGTGGGCGCAGGCCTCCGCCAAGGACGCTCCGTCCGGCCCCGGAAGCATCAGCCTCACCTGGGAGGGCAGCCGTCACGACCGCAACGGGGAGTTCAACTCGTACGGCCAGGCGGCGAACGGCACCTGGACGTGGTGTGCCACCGTCAGTCCGCTCGACCACGTGGGGCCCGGGTGGTCGCAGCGCGGCACGTTCACCGTCACCCACAAGCCCCACCCGCACGACTTCAGCGACAACGGCTCTCCGGACCCGATCGTGGTGGGCCCCACGGGCGGCATGGGGTCGTACGACGGTGACTACTCCCCCTCCATCGATTTCGTCAGCTGGGATGACGTCCGCCCCGTCTGGGGGACGGGCTGGAACGTCTACGACAGGTTCACGGTCCCCGGCGATCTCGGCGGCACCGCCGACCCCGAGATCGTCGCGCGGGACAAGAGCGGTGGCCTGTGGCTCTACTCCCGTGCCTGGCCCAACCTGAGCCCCCGGATCAAGATCGGCTCCGGCTGGCAGGTGTACGACAAGATCAACGGCACCGCGGACATGACCGGGGACGGCAAGCCCGACGTCCTGGCCGTCGACAAGTCCGGCGGCTTCTGGCTGTACCCCGGGACCGGCAACGTCAACGCCCCGCTCGGCGCCCGCAAGCAGATCGGCGCCGGCTGGGGCATCTACAACCAGATCATCGCGCCGGGCAACCTCGGCGGCGCCCCGGCGGCGGACCTCCTCGCCCGTGACGCCGCCGGTGTCCTGTGGATGTACCCGGGCAAGGGCAACGGCACCTACGGTCCGCGCGTGAGGGTCGGCGGCGGCTGGAACGGCTACACCCGGCTCTTCAGCTTCGGCGACGCCACCCGCGACGGCCGTCCCGACCTGTTCGTCTCCTTCCCCGACGCGAGCACCTATTCGGGTACGGGCGGCTACCTGTACGAGGGCACCGGTGACGCGAACGCCCCCTTCAAGCTCCGCAAGAAGGCCTACGTCCCCGTCGACAAGACGACCGTCGCCGTCTTCTAG
- a CDS encoding FG-GAP repeat domain-containing protein has protein sequence MATVLALTGGALAAAPATAATTAGPAAPATGQQAALSFPARSEIVGAGATGFLSKGEKLLWTRFSDGSTTELPGTPIGEIRSDVVGVTTAPNVFRLYDMATGAEPVTIDLSGRGFTFEAAAVSGTTLAVWAGDQLHLVSKEGDRITDRPVPDVVAPWHTRKVVPTQSGEFAVSHPGDTGRPLSFVDIATGTVTQAFSDVPSPDFTATKSRLAWVDHMWNDSPDYALNLTVLDRATGARTVTPLGTGRQASVEALGDWFLTADRQGLTRAEHPDLVPLVAHHADGRTVRLLDHRSSSAVAPDGSLLARGGTKEHGEGLYRISPAADGTPTAEFLAGSGESVELGVPVATVPEAVTLSTWNKGILFSWGVSRTNVRCELTLRHTTTGKTVTDTFNGSWSNPPTTINHFMGGLYEERPIPSGAYTWELTATPLNGIGEAVRSSGAITVARVTAAHDYTGNGTPDVLARDAAGRLWRDDTTYPDNVLRSAGRSSLGGGWQAYDRIEAAGNLGGSDTDDLLARDRNGGLWLYQGKGDGGFTPRVKIGTNWQIYDKIAAGSDVSGDGRADVLATDRSGGLWLYPGTGNANTPLGARKKIGTSWGVYDLVVATGNSVGAPAGDVFARDRAGVLWMYLGKGDGTFAPRVKVGGGWNAYQHLVPVGNADRYGRPDLLAIGPTGAYLYRSIGTWNRPFSYRDRAALYAGETGAFNDYS, from the coding sequence GTGGCCACTGTGCTCGCGCTGACCGGCGGCGCGCTCGCCGCCGCCCCCGCGACCGCCGCCACCACGGCCGGCCCCGCGGCCCCGGCCACCGGGCAGCAGGCCGCGCTGTCCTTCCCCGCCAGGAGCGAGATCGTCGGCGCCGGAGCGACCGGCTTCCTCAGCAAGGGCGAGAAGCTCCTCTGGACCCGCTTCTCCGACGGCTCGACGACCGAGCTCCCGGGGACCCCGATCGGCGAGATCCGGTCGGACGTCGTCGGCGTGACGACCGCGCCGAACGTCTTCCGGCTCTACGACATGGCCACCGGCGCCGAGCCCGTGACGATCGACCTGAGCGGCCGGGGCTTCACGTTCGAGGCCGCCGCGGTCAGCGGCACGACGCTCGCCGTGTGGGCCGGCGACCAGCTGCACCTGGTGAGCAAGGAGGGCGACCGGATCACGGACCGGCCCGTCCCCGACGTGGTCGCGCCTTGGCATACGCGCAAGGTCGTGCCCACGCAGTCCGGAGAATTCGCGGTGAGCCACCCGGGGGACACGGGACGGCCCTTGTCCTTCGTGGACATCGCCACGGGCACCGTCACCCAGGCGTTCTCCGATGTGCCGTCTCCGGACTTCACCGCCACGAAGTCCCGCCTCGCGTGGGTCGACCACATGTGGAACGACTCCCCGGACTACGCCCTCAATCTGACCGTTCTCGACCGGGCCACCGGCGCGCGCACGGTCACGCCTCTGGGCACGGGCCGCCAGGCGTCGGTGGAGGCACTCGGGGACTGGTTCCTCACCGCCGACCGGCAGGGACTGACCAGGGCCGAGCACCCGGACCTGGTCCCGCTGGTCGCACACCACGCGGACGGCCGGACCGTACGGCTGCTCGACCACCGCTCGTCCTCGGCCGTGGCCCCTGACGGCTCCCTCCTTGCACGCGGCGGTACGAAGGAGCACGGCGAGGGCCTCTACCGGATCTCGCCGGCCGCCGACGGCACCCCGACCGCCGAGTTCCTGGCGGGCAGCGGCGAGTCCGTCGAGCTCGGGGTGCCGGTGGCGACCGTGCCCGAGGCCGTCACGCTCAGCACGTGGAACAAGGGCATTCTGTTCTCCTGGGGCGTCTCCCGGACCAATGTGCGCTGCGAACTCACCCTGCGCCACACCACCACCGGCAAGACCGTGACCGACACGTTCAACGGCTCATGGAGCAACCCTCCCACCACGATCAACCACTTCATGGGCGGCCTGTACGAGGAGAGGCCCATCCCCAGCGGCGCCTACACGTGGGAGCTCACGGCCACTCCGCTCAACGGCATCGGCGAGGCCGTCCGCTCCTCGGGGGCGATCACGGTGGCCCGCGTGACCGCCGCGCACGACTACACGGGCAACGGCACGCCCGACGTCCTCGCGAGGGACGCGGCCGGCCGGCTGTGGCGCGACGACACCACCTACCCCGACAACGTGCTCCGTTCGGCCGGCCGTTCCTCGCTGGGCGGGGGCTGGCAGGCGTACGACCGGATCGAGGCGGCCGGGAACCTCGGCGGCTCCGACACGGACGACCTCCTCGCCCGGGACCGGAACGGCGGCCTCTGGCTCTACCAGGGCAAGGGCGACGGCGGGTTCACGCCCCGCGTGAAGATCGGAACCAACTGGCAGATCTACGACAAGATCGCCGCAGGCAGCGACGTGTCCGGAGACGGCAGGGCCGACGTGCTCGCCACCGACAGGTCCGGCGGCCTCTGGCTCTACCCTGGCACCGGAAACGCCAACACCCCCCTCGGGGCCCGCAAGAAGATCGGCACGAGCTGGGGCGTCTACGACCTGGTCGTCGCCACGGGGAACAGCGTCGGCGCGCCGGCCGGGGACGTCTTCGCCCGCGACAGGGCCGGGGTGCTGTGGATGTACCTCGGCAAGGGCGACGGCACCTTCGCCCCGCGCGTCAAGGTCGGCGGCGGCTGGAACGCCTACCAGCACCTCGTCCCCGTCGGGAACGCGGACCGCTACGGCCGCCCCGACCTCCTCGCGATCGGCCCGACCGGCGCGTACCTCTACCGCTCCATCGGCACGTGGAACCGGCCGTTCTCGTACCGCGACCGCGCCGCGCTGTACGCGGGGGAGACCGGCGCGTTCAACGACTACTCCTGA
- a CDS encoding nitroreductase family protein, with translation MRRDQEPSGGGIHPLLVGRFSPYRFDPSAVVDDASLRLLLEAARWAPSAGNSQPWGFFVSRPGEPDHERVVRHLAPSSARWAVDAGLLVVTLTRRHVDGTEVLYSEFADYDLGQAIAHMTLQAEALGLASHQFRAFDMEGLTKELDPNPGWAVVSMVALGKAAGEPPEGRDRRSVEELLSGPWAPSA, from the coding sequence ATGCGACGTGATCAGGAACCGTCCGGCGGCGGCATACATCCCCTGCTGGTCGGGCGGTTCAGCCCGTACCGCTTCGACCCGTCGGCGGTCGTCGACGACGCGTCCCTGCGCCTGCTGCTCGAAGCGGCGCGGTGGGCGCCGTCCGCCGGGAACTCCCAGCCGTGGGGTTTCTTCGTGAGCCGGCCGGGTGAGCCGGACCACGAGCGGGTGGTCCGGCACCTGGCGCCCAGCTCGGCCCGGTGGGCGGTGGACGCGGGGCTGCTGGTCGTGACGCTGACGCGCCGCCATGTGGACGGCACGGAGGTGCTGTACTCGGAGTTCGCGGACTACGACCTGGGGCAGGCCATCGCCCACATGACCCTCCAGGCGGAGGCGCTGGGTCTGGCGTCGCACCAGTTCCGGGCCTTCGACATGGAGGGCCTCACCAAGGAGCTCGACCCGAACCCGGGATGGGCGGTCGTCTCGATGGTCGCCCTGGGGAAGGCGGCCGGGGAGCCGCCGGAGGGCCGGGACCGGCGCAGTGTCGAGGAGCTGCTGTCGGGGCCTTGGGCGCCGTCGGCGTAG
- a CDS encoding LUD domain-containing protein, with protein MNDFQAIADRVEIEALRGEFTDAVMMRDRPRLAALFTPDGALRMPNIPVEQIGREEIIAGGERLQAQWDFFVQNTHPGTIELDGDTATGRAYIQEIARTLDGRQGQNYAVYHDRYRRTEEGWRFAERVYEVRYLDTSPLAGTAPASARSAPAASFTAPATDERLERVAAALRANNFAVEILDDVAEARTRIKELIPEGSSVFTGASETLRLSGIDEDLNAGGAYDAVRPRILSIDRATGADEIRRLAACPDYVVNSVAAVTETGSLVLASGSGSQLPANAGGAAHAVWVVGAQKVVPDLGAALRRVEEHVLPLENSRCQAVYGQDSAVNRLLVLHADPHPGRGTVLLLREAVGY; from the coding sequence ATGAACGACTTCCAGGCCATCGCGGACCGCGTCGAGATCGAGGCGCTGCGCGGCGAGTTCACCGACGCGGTGATGATGCGCGACCGGCCCCGTCTGGCGGCGCTGTTCACCCCGGACGGCGCCCTGCGCATGCCGAACATCCCCGTCGAGCAGATCGGCCGGGAGGAGATCATCGCCGGGGGCGAGCGGCTGCAGGCCCAGTGGGACTTCTTCGTGCAGAACACCCACCCCGGCACGATCGAGCTCGACGGCGACACGGCGACCGGCCGCGCGTACATCCAGGAGATCGCGCGCACCCTCGACGGACGGCAGGGCCAGAACTACGCGGTCTACCACGACCGCTACCGGCGGACGGAGGAAGGCTGGCGGTTCGCGGAGCGGGTGTACGAGGTGAGGTATCTCGACACCTCCCCGCTGGCGGGTACGGCGCCCGCCTCGGCCAGGTCCGCCCCGGCCGCGTCCTTCACCGCCCCCGCGACGGACGAGCGTCTCGAACGGGTGGCCGCCGCGCTGCGGGCCAACAACTTCGCCGTCGAGATCCTCGACGACGTCGCGGAGGCGCGGACCCGGATCAAGGAGCTGATCCCCGAGGGCTCCAGCGTGTTCACCGGGGCCAGCGAGACCCTCCGGCTCTCCGGCATCGACGAGGACCTGAACGCCGGCGGCGCGTACGACGCCGTCAGGCCGCGCATCCTGTCGATCGACCGGGCGACCGGCGCCGACGAGATCCGGAGGCTGGCCGCCTGCCCCGACTACGTCGTGAACAGCGTCGCCGCCGTCACCGAGACCGGCTCGCTCGTCCTCGCCTCGGGCAGCGGCAGCCAGCTCCCGGCCAACGCGGGCGGCGCCGCGCACGCGGTGTGGGTCGTGGGCGCGCAGAAGGTGGTGCCGGACCTGGGCGCGGCCCTGCGGCGCGTCGAGGAGCACGTCCTGCCGTTGGAGAACTCCCGCTGCCAGGCGGTGTACGGGCAGGACAGCGCGGTCAACCGCCTCCTCGTCCTCCACGCGGATCCGCACCCGGGGCGCGGCACGGTGCTGCTGCTCCGGGAGGCCGTCGGGTACTAG
- the sigJ gene encoding RNA polymerase sigma factor SigJ, whose translation MTTGAEIMSERRRLINLGYRLLGSLADAEDVVQETYARWYALSAREQQAIEQPGAWLMTVAGRICLNLLGSARARRETYVGDWIPEPLPEPTEGDGGSDPADRITLDESVTMAFLVVLEAMTPAERVAFVLHDVFRYPFGEVAEIVGRTPAACRQLASSARRRVRTAQSPARPSAGQAGVVRKFRTAWEAKDIEALVGLLDPAAVATADGGGLAVTHLRPLVGAERIAEGYAEIARLWDGRTTFQERTVNGVPGLVAWQDGELVTVFAFEIADDRIRHIWAVRNPEKLRPWKVS comes from the coding sequence ATGACCACGGGAGCCGAGATCATGAGCGAGCGGCGTCGGCTGATCAACCTCGGCTATCGGCTCCTCGGCTCCCTCGCGGACGCCGAGGACGTCGTGCAGGAGACCTACGCCCGCTGGTACGCCCTGTCCGCCCGCGAGCAGCAGGCCATCGAGCAGCCCGGCGCCTGGCTGATGACCGTCGCCGGCCGCATCTGCCTGAACCTGCTCGGCTCGGCGCGGGCCCGGCGCGAGACGTACGTGGGCGACTGGATCCCGGAACCGCTGCCGGAACCCACCGAGGGCGACGGCGGGAGCGACCCCGCCGACCGGATCACCCTCGACGAATCCGTGACGATGGCCTTCCTCGTCGTCCTGGAGGCGATGACCCCCGCCGAGCGCGTCGCGTTCGTCCTGCACGACGTTTTCCGCTACCCCTTCGGCGAGGTCGCCGAGATCGTCGGCCGCACCCCGGCGGCCTGCCGCCAACTGGCCTCGTCGGCCCGCCGCCGCGTCCGTACGGCACAGAGCCCCGCGCGCCCGAGCGCGGGGCAGGCGGGCGTCGTGAGGAAGTTCAGGACGGCGTGGGAGGCCAAGGACATCGAGGCCCTGGTCGGCCTGCTCGACCCCGCCGCCGTCGCGACGGCCGACGGCGGCGGGCTCGCCGTCACCCACCTGCGCCCGCTCGTGGGCGCCGAGCGGATCGCGGAGGGCTATGCCGAGATCGCCCGTCTGTGGGACGGCCGGACGACGTTCCAGGAGCGCACGGTCAACGGCGTGCCCGGCCTGGTGGCCTGGCAGGACGGCGAGCTCGTGACCGTGTTCGCGTTCGAGATCGCGGACGACCGGATCAGGCACATCTGGGCGGTGCGGAACCCCGAGAAGCTCCGCCCCTGGAAGGTCAGCTGA